One stretch of Aquimarina sp. Aq107 DNA includes these proteins:
- a CDS encoding response regulator has translation MKKKLKVLMIDDHPMIIEGYKNTLLGENQKEYQIKIDIASNCDDAYDNILKSSKTTPYDMLFVDIKLPPSSDGKITSGEDLAKHAKELLPKAKIIILTMHREDHRIHNILKNINPSGFLIKSDLTSSELLLAFNNIVSGTPYYSATVNNHFRKMMTNNFSLDEKNLKILYHLSRGVKTKNLPNYVSLSLSAIEKRKNQIKEMFSIAKADDQKLLEEARKRGFV, from the coding sequence ATGAAGAAAAAGTTAAAAGTTCTTATGATTGATGATCATCCTATGATTATTGAAGGATACAAGAACACCTTATTAGGAGAAAATCAAAAAGAATATCAGATTAAAATAGATATCGCATCCAATTGTGATGATGCATATGATAATATTCTAAAATCTTCTAAGACGACTCCTTATGATATGCTTTTTGTGGACATTAAATTACCACCTTCCTCTGATGGGAAAATTACATCCGGAGAGGATTTAGCAAAACATGCAAAAGAATTATTACCTAAGGCTAAGATTATTATTCTTACCATGCATAGAGAAGATCATAGGATTCATAATATATTAAAGAATATAAATCCATCAGGATTTTTAATAAAAAGTGATCTTACTTCTAGTGAGTTATTATTGGCTTTTAATAATATAGTAAGTGGTACTCCTTATTATAGCGCTACGGTGAATAATCATTTTAGAAAAATGATGACTAATAACTTCTCGTTAGATGAGAAAAACCTAAAGATTTTATATCATTTGTCTAGAGGTGTAAAAACAAAGAATTTACCTAATTACGTAAGTTTGTCATTGAGTGCAATTGAGAAGCGTAAGAATCAGATAAAAGAAATGTTTTCTATTGCAAAGGCAGATGATCAAAAATTATTAGAAGAAGCACGTAAAAGAGGTTTTGTATAG